The following nucleotide sequence is from Aneurinibacillus soli.
TCCCGTCGAATCCCTGCTTTATTCAGAATAAGCGTAAGAAGTGACCCACTAATTCCGACCAGCGGCAACCCCCAATTCTCCTCGTCTTCCCCCGGTCCTTCTCCGACAATCATCAACGGTGTATCCGCACTTCCTGTCCCCGGCACACGGCCCTGAACACACTCACCGAGTGGGCAATCCGTACAAGCAAGAATCCGGCGGCGCATCTGTTCCATGCGTGCTGCTTTCTCCACTTGCTTTAGCGCTGGATTTACGTCTTCTGCGTGATAACCGTCACTTGTTAATCGACGATAAAAGTTAGTCATGCCTTCCGAGATGCTTTTCATCTGATTCTCTCCCATCCAGACAGCGTCTTTTCTACGATACCATACTTTTATAAGTGCCTGAAATGAAACATGCAAATAAAAAGAGAGAAGCGGCCTTCCTTGTTACAGGATAAGCCGCTTCGTTTTCGTATCTATTTATCGATTATTCACTGGTTTTTTCATTCATTTGGGCCGACCATGCTTCGTATAGCTGGTCTTTTGTTTTCAGTCCGGTCTGCGGAATCGCATGATTCACAACGTAAGAGCTTCCTACATGGCGATTCTCCCACATTTCCTGATGCGCTTCTGGCAGCTGGTCGAACTCAACGAATACAGGCTCAGTAATTTCAAGCATGCCGGCATCGATCATCTCATTCATGCGGATGACTTCATAAGCGTTCGAGAGGTGTGTGCCCCAGATGTTTGCTGTTGGCATGTAAACACGGCGTTGACGCATCCATACTTGCGGCGCATAGAAGCTGTAGCGACGTGCGTTCATGTCTTCGCTAAATACAACACGGCCCGTATATGGCTTCAGAAGCGTCGTGCTTACACCAAGCGCATCATGTCCAGCACGGTCAAAGATCAGGTCTGGATAACCGCGCGGGTTGTCAGGAGAGCGCAGGTATTTCGCCACGGCACCGCCAAATGGCTTGAAGATATAATCCGTGAAGTAGCGAACGGCTTCCTTGAATGCTTCCGTTTCCGTTTTCGGATTCGGGAAGTCCGGCATTGTATCCGGCCACACAAAATTCTCACCTTCGCGACGCTTGATCTCTTCGATACTCAATACGCCACGAACCGCATCACCATACCCAAGGCTCTGCACGAACTCTTTCTGGGCATCAGTATACGTTGCGACTACGATACGTGCGCCCATATCCCGTGCTGCTTCAATGGCAACAAGACCAGTCTGATCCACAATGCCATCTTCTTTCGTATCTGTTCCGTAGTAGATGAGGACCGACTCACCGGCACGCAGCAAAGCTTTCTCATACATGTCACGCGGTGTGCTGGCACCTTCTTTCCCCATGAAGGTAAAGTGGTAACCGCTGGACGCACCGTAGAACGTCAGAACCCCGTTTTTCTCCATCATCTGGAATGAACGTGGGAACGCTACTTCCCCAGCGTGGGATACGACATAGTCTGCCAGACGGCCATTGTTTTGCGCACGGTAGTCATCCAGAATTTTTTGACCTGCCGCCTCCCATGCTGCCCACTGTGACGGGTCAGCCGGTACTTTGGTGAATGCGTTGCCGTACTCCGGATTTCTCCGGTTAATAACGCCTGCTGCACCCTGCTCCTGAATGTATGCGGCACGTTCTTCACTCGATACCATACCGGTTACGGCCAGGCCATTGCGTGCTGCGGATTTGAGTGCTTCCAGTCCTGTACCGGTCGCTGCACCTTCTACGAACATTGTTTTGTTCGGCTCAATCGACAGTGTCGTGAACAGAGCGCGATAGATCGTACCCAGATTCAAAATGTAGCTTCCCGCTGCTTCAAGTGTTGCATCCTGCGGTTTTACATGAACCTGCGGTGCCTGTGCGATCATGAATTGCTGGTGCGAACCATCCGGTCCCTGATAACCCTGAATGCTAAAGTCTGCAAACATTGGATCAAGACCAACTGTTGGCGACAGCAGATTGTTCTGGCCAGAATAAATCGTAACGAGGTCGCCTACTTTCACACGGCCTTCCCGCTTCACTTCCGGGCCAACTGATGCAACAAGCGCAATACCACCACTTCCTGTTACGTGATAATCCAGGTCATGATCATCCAGTGTCGAAACCGGGATACCGGTCAGTGCCCAGATGTCATTGAAGTTTACTTCACTTGCCAGTACGTACAGCAACACTTCATTTGCTGTCGGTTTCTCAACCGGGATGACAATTTTCTTCTCAGCGTCAATCGGATCCCCGTGATCAACCGCGCCTGTTTCATCATTTTTCACAACCGCATAGGCATATTGCCACTCAGGGATCGGCGTGAAGCCTGGAAAGTACGGCGCACCAATTGGAAGCAATTCACCCTGCTCAATAAGCTCATCCTGCTTCTCTTCCGTCGGCTGGAAACGCGGACGAGTTGGCAGCGGCATGCTCTTCTTATCGAGGAATGCCTGAATGCCGCTTTTGCCGCCATTCGGATCAATTACCGCTTCCGCAAACAGCTGTGCTTCGCGTTCCATCCCCTTCTTAATTCCCTGCTCATAGCCTATGCGTGTCGCTTCCAATGCACGATTGGCTGCTTGCTCACGTCCTGCCCATTTGGACTGGCGCAAAATACGCTGGATTTCCGCACTGTTATCAATGGCTTCCTGCGGAAATGCCTGTGGTGTATTCCACTGCTGAACGAGACTGTTATGGCGGTCGAACGCTTCTTTGAGCGCTCCTGTGCCACGCAGAATGTATTCACGTGCCAGTGCAGCCGCGCGAACGAGTACATCATCACTTTCCTGGATGATTTCGTCAATCAGACCAATCTGCTTCGCTTCTTCTACATCGATCTTGCGGCCATTCAGAATAATTTCCAATGCTTTAAGGAATCCATCCGTGCCTCTGCGATCCTGCAAGAGACGCGGCAAGCGCTGCGTGCCACCGTAACCTGGAATGAGATTCAGATTAATTTCCGGCTGGCCAAATTCAGCGTGCGGCTCGGCAATTCGGTAATGAGTTGCCATCTGGAACTCGTTTCCACCCCCAAGCGCTACACCGTTGACAGCTGCGATAACCGGTTTGCCCAGTTTTTCGATTTTACTGAATGCCATATGTGCTTTATTCGCAAGTGGCAATACATCCTGCACATCGAACATTTCTTCGAGGAACTGCTTCACATCAGCACCAGCAACGAATGATCCTGTTCCCTGACCTGTAAAGATGACCACCTTGATCTCATCTCGGCGTTCAAGATGGCTAACGATTGTATTCAGCTCATCCAGCGCCCGTTCGTTCAGCGCATTAACTGGTGGATTTGTAATCGTAACCGTTGCGACACGCTGACCTGGTAGCACGTCATTGTACTGCACACGGAAGAAGCGATAAATTTCGAAAATCTTCTGCTCTTCTTCCATTTTTGTTTTCATACGCCACTGCTCGATTTTCGGACGAATCTCGTCAATGGACTCAGGATTACGCAGGGTCGATGTATCGCCGAGTTCTTCCCCATTAAGCAGATTGCTCAAGAAACGGCGCATGTATTTGCCGCTGCGTGTTTCCGGGAACTGCAGCACTTCGATATAATCACTCGGAACTGCGACCACACCTTTCTCCTGACGTACAAGTTCGGATAAGCGGCGCTGGTCCTCAAGCGTCAGCTTTGCACCCGGTACTGTCTGGATGAAAGCAACCGGCGTCAGTCCTTTCTCACGGTGCGGCGCCCCGATTACAATTGCATTTCCAACTGGAGAATCCGGATTGATCTGTTTGTCGCGCAGGATTGCGCCCTCGATCTCCTCTGTACCCATCCGGTGACCCGATACGTTAATAACGTCATCCGAACGACCGTGTAGGGAGAACGATTCATCTTCATATTTCATGGCGAAATCGCCCTGCGTATACGCCCATACACCATCCCACTTGCCCCAGTATGTGTCTACGTAACGGTCCGCGTCACCTTTCCATTCTGGCTGACCAAAATTCGTCTCATCACCCCAGATGTAGCGTGCCAGGTATGGATACGGCTTCGTGATCACAATTTCGCCTTTTTCCTCAAACCCAGCCGGACGGTGCTTTGTTTTTCCGCCTTCTTCACTGCTTTCCGAAATCCATACATCCCCGAAAATCCACGGCAGCGGGAACGTATGTGCATCTGCTTTGAGCTGAAAATCATTGTTGCCAAAGAAATGCGTCCATACAATGCCACCATGCTCCGTTGCCCAGTACGAGTTGATGTACTGCGGCGTCATCAGATCCATACCGAATTGCTGAACAGCCGGGCTAGTCGGCTCGGCACAGAAGGTTGCGACCCGAAGCGTATCCATGCTGTACTGTTCAACGTCTGCCTTATTCTGCGGATTGGACATAATCGTTTTTAGGAATGTTGATCCGGCTTTAAAGATCGTCACATTATACCGTTCGATGATGCTCGCATAGCGCCCTGCACTTGGGAATACCGGCGCCCCTTCTGCGACGATGCTTGTTGTGCGTGTGGTTAACGAAGCCGAGATCAGATACGACTGGCCGGTAATCCAGCCTGGATCGGCAATGACATACATGATGTCTTCGCCCGGCGTCGCATCGAATGAAACTTTCATTGTGTGTGCAAGGCCGGCTGTATATCCCCCATGAACATGAACAACGCCTTTTGGCTTGCCTGTACTCCCACTTGTATAGATAATAAACAGCGGATATTCCGCATCCACTGGCTCCGGTTTGGAAACCGCATACATGATCCGAATAAAGTCTTCTGTCGGAAGAGCAAGAAGGTCCTGTTCATTCGCTACGTTAGTACCTTGCTCACGTGCTATCGCAAGAATTTGCTCTACCGCTTCACCAATTAGCTCATGCGACCAACGATCACGCTCTGGGCGCCAGTTCAAATCCTGCTGGCGTGTATGGCGTACGACGATAACCGCTTCCACACGTGGCGGTGCATCTACCAGGCCTTTCGCGATAACCGTACGAATATGTGATTTCTGCTCGGCATCCATATCGTGGAACTGAGCCAACGCCATGCCGACACCGCGCATAGCATCTGAACGCTCGACCGTAATCTCGCTTCCAATCGTCTGCATTACTTTTTCTTGAATGAGTGTAGACTGCTGTTCGTTCAGATTCAGTTCTTTTAATTTTTCCTCGACAATCTGAACAGCGATTTCTTTTGGCACATAGTTATCTAATGCGGGATCGGTATACGCTTCTTTAAACTCTACGATCTGTGCGTTACGGTAGCCGCCGTCTGATGTAATAACAACTTTAGCTCCCGCGTTATGGATACGGTCGCTCAGCGTTTTATCACTGAATCCGCCGAATACAGCGGTATAAACAATCCCAAGGCGCTTCGCCGCTTCGGTATAATAAATCTGCTCCATAATATTCGGCATGTTCAGTGCAATTCGATCACCTTTTTTCAAGCCGAGATTTTTAAAAACCTGCGCGGCTTTAAGCGTTTCAAGCATCAGTTGTTTGCGTGTCACCGCAAATTCAACAACCGGGCCGCCCCGGCCATCATTCTTCGCCTGATCCCAGCGGTCGCCCTCGAAGTAAAACGCAATCTCATCCCCATGCCCATTCATTACATGGCGGTCTACTTCGTTAAAGCAGGCATTCGTTAAGCCACCACTGAACCATTTATAGAAAGGGGCATCACTGTCGTCAAATGCAGTCTTCCATGGCTCGTATGCTGGAGAATGAGTCACCGTAACAGGCGCTCCTGTATCAGCATCAAGTCCCATCCATTGATTATGCTCATCATTCCATATCATCCAGGCATTTGCCTGCTCGTCATACCAGTGAATTTCTCGTTTTGCGATATCTCCGTGGAAATTTCCTGGATCCTGCTCCGCCAGATGACGTTGCTTGTTCCAGTCTTCTCGAGTCAATATCGGATTACTTTTGGCTTTCTGCGTTCGTACATCCATCAGTTCTTGCCCCCTCCTGTGTGCTTCCATGAATTTTTCTGCCTCTCGAAAGGCTCTACTCTCCTACCACTGTTCATTTTCTCACTAATTGTATTAGTACAGAAATTGATAGTTAACCATTTGTTATATAATAACCCACTAAATTTTAGATGACAAGACTTTTTATTAATTATTACAACTTATTAAAATGTTTTGATAATTATTTCGTTTTCTAAAGAAAAAAGCCTCCTATCTACACACAGATAAGAGACCCCATCATTATTATAAAATTACACTGGTAATTTTCAATTCTTCAATTGTCTGGCGGAGTTTACGCATGTCTTCATGAAAAACTTCCTTCAGTTCACGGCGATAAATAATCGCTGCAGGATGATAGAGCGGAAAAACATGATATAGCTCATCCGACCAGAAAAATTCGCGGCTGTCTTCTTTTGTTTCAGGACGCTGTATTGATACAGTAAGCAAATTTCCATGTACTTCAGAAATAGAGCGCTCTCCGAGAAGTCTCTTTAGAGGAGTAGAGCCGAGTGTAATAATAAGCTTTGGGGCAAGTAGTTGAATCTCCATATCCAGCCATGCTGCACACGATGCGACAGCATGTTTGGAAGGGGGACGATTTGATTTCGTGATTCGAACCGTTCCATTTTTAAGCAATGTTTCTTTTTCTTTATAGGGCCGACAACGAGTTGCATTGGCAATATACATTTGATCCCGGTTCAAACCGACACCTGCAAGAAACTGATTTAAGTTCTCACCTGCTTTCCCTTGAAAAGGACGTGCATATTTCATCTCTTCGGCGCCTGGACTCTCACCGATCAACATAACTTCCGCATTGGAAAGCCCATACCCTGGCACAGGGGTTTGTCCTTCTTCCCGGCGCAATCCATCCTCGCAACGCACACATGTCAAAAATTTTTCAGGAAGCAGCATCGTATCATCTCTTTTCTTAAGTATGGTATGTACCCTTATATATGTTCTTCCTCAAAAAGGACTAAAATAAAAATAAAAACGCGATCCTTCGTCCTTTATGGAACGAAAAACCGCGTTGTTGGCTATGTATGGAGCGGGTGATGGGAATCGAACCCACGTATTCAGCTTGGAAGGCTGATGTTCTACCATTGAACTACACCCGCATGCAATACATTGTGGTGCCGAGGACCGGAATCGAACCGGTACGGTAGTCACCTACCGCAGGATTTTAAGTCCTGTGCGTCTGCCAGTTCCGCCACCCCGGCACAAAAATGGAGGAGGTACCCGGATTTGAACCGGGGAATAAAGGTTTTGCAGACCTTTGCCTTACCACTTGGCTATACCTCCAATATAGAAACAACTACTAAGAAAATGGAGCGGACAACGAGACTCGAACTCGCGACCCCGACCTTGGCAAGGTCGTGCTCTACCAACTGAGCTATGTCCGCATGATTTACAAACATTATAATAAATTTCACAACGAAATTCAAGTAAAATGGCTGGGGTACCTGGATTCGAACCAGGGAGTGACGGAGTCAAAGTCCGTTGCCTTACCGCTTGGCTATACCCCATTGAATGTAATTAATGGGGCGACCGATGGGAATCGAACCCACGAGTGTCGGAGCCACAATCCGATGCGTTCACCACTTCGCCACGGCCGCCATACTAAATTAAATGGCAGGGGCAGTAGGAATCGAACCCACACTGGAGGTTTTGGAGACCTCTGTTCTACCGTTAAACTATGCCCCTATATAAAAATGTGTGAACATATAATGGTGGAGGGGGACGGATTCGAACCGCCGAACCCTCAGGGAGCGGATTTACAGTCCGCCGCGTTTAGCCACTTCGCTACCCCTCCATATTATATAAATGCCGGCGAAAGGACTTGAACCCTCAACC
It contains:
- a CDS encoding AMP-binding protein; amino-acid sequence: MDVRTQKAKSNPILTREDWNKQRHLAEQDPGNFHGDIAKREIHWYDEQANAWMIWNDEHNQWMGLDADTGAPVTVTHSPAYEPWKTAFDDSDAPFYKWFSGGLTNACFNEVDRHVMNGHGDEIAFYFEGDRWDQAKNDGRGGPVVEFAVTRKQLMLETLKAAQVFKNLGLKKGDRIALNMPNIMEQIYYTEAAKRLGIVYTAVFGGFSDKTLSDRIHNAGAKVVITSDGGYRNAQIVEFKEAYTDPALDNYVPKEIAVQIVEEKLKELNLNEQQSTLIQEKVMQTIGSEITVERSDAMRGVGMALAQFHDMDAEQKSHIRTVIAKGLVDAPPRVEAVIVVRHTRQQDLNWRPERDRWSHELIGEAVEQILAIAREQGTNVANEQDLLALPTEDFIRIMYAVSKPEPVDAEYPLFIIYTSGSTGKPKGVVHVHGGYTAGLAHTMKVSFDATPGEDIMYVIADPGWITGQSYLISASLTTRTTSIVAEGAPVFPSAGRYASIIERYNVTIFKAGSTFLKTIMSNPQNKADVEQYSMDTLRVATFCAEPTSPAVQQFGMDLMTPQYINSYWATEHGGIVWTHFFGNNDFQLKADAHTFPLPWIFGDVWISESSEEGGKTKHRPAGFEEKGEIVITKPYPYLARYIWGDETNFGQPEWKGDADRYVDTYWGKWDGVWAYTQGDFAMKYEDESFSLHGRSDDVINVSGHRMGTEEIEGAILRDKQINPDSPVGNAIVIGAPHREKGLTPVAFIQTVPGAKLTLEDQRRLSELVRQEKGVVAVPSDYIEVLQFPETRSGKYMRRFLSNLLNGEELGDTSTLRNPESIDEIRPKIEQWRMKTKMEEEQKIFEIYRFFRVQYNDVLPGQRVATVTITNPPVNALNERALDELNTIVSHLERRDEIKVVIFTGQGTGSFVAGADVKQFLEEMFDVQDVLPLANKAHMAFSKIEKLGKPVIAAVNGVALGGGNEFQMATHYRIAEPHAEFGQPEINLNLIPGYGGTQRLPRLLQDRRGTDGFLKALEIILNGRKIDVEEAKQIGLIDEIIQESDDVLVRAAALAREYILRGTGALKEAFDRHNSLVQQWNTPQAFPQEAIDNSAEIQRILRQSKWAGREQAANRALEATRIGYEQGIKKGMEREAQLFAEAVIDPNGGKSGIQAFLDKKSMPLPTRPRFQPTEEKQDELIEQGELLPIGAPYFPGFTPIPEWQYAYAVVKNDETGAVDHGDPIDAEKKIVIPVEKPTANEVLLYVLASEVNFNDIWALTGIPVSTLDDHDLDYHVTGSGGIALVASVGPEVKREGRVKVGDLVTIYSGQNNLLSPTVGLDPMFADFSIQGYQGPDGSHQQFMIAQAPQVHVKPQDATLEAAGSYILNLGTIYRALFTTLSIEPNKTMFVEGAATGTGLEALKSAARNGLAVTGMVSSEERAAYIQEQGAAGVINRRNPEYGNAFTKVPADPSQWAAWEAAGQKILDDYRAQNNGRLADYVVSHAGEVAFPRSFQMMEKNGVLTFYGASSGYHFTFMGKEGASTPRDMYEKALLRAGESVLIYYGTDTKEDGIVDQTGLVAIEAARDMGARIVVATYTDAQKEFVQSLGYGDAVRGVLSIEEIKRREGENFVWPDTMPDFPNPKTETEAFKEAVRYFTDYIFKPFGGAVAKYLRSPDNPRGYPDLIFDRAGHDALGVSTTLLKPYTGRVVFSEDMNARRYSFYAPQVWMRQRRVYMPTANIWGTHLSNAYEVIRMNEMIDAGMLEITEPVFVEFDQLPEAHQEMWENRHVGSSYVVNHAIPQTGLKTKDQLYEAWSAQMNEKTSE
- a CDS encoding uracil-DNA glycosylase, producing the protein MLLPEKFLTCVRCEDGLRREEGQTPVPGYGLSNAEVMLIGESPGAEEMKYARPFQGKAGENLNQFLAGVGLNRDQMYIANATRCRPYKEKETLLKNGTVRITKSNRPPSKHAVASCAAWLDMEIQLLAPKLIITLGSTPLKRLLGERSISEVHGNLLTVSIQRPETKEDSREFFWSDELYHVFPLYHPAAIIYRRELKEVFHEDMRKLRQTIEELKITSVIL